From the Microbacterium sp. W4I4 genome, one window contains:
- a CDS encoding carbohydrate ABC transporter permease, which translates to MNLRTGQAKAAQRTVSITRRRRSPLGSNGNRIVFVLPAVALFTAVVVLPILFNLFYSFTDWNGIGSTFNFVGLENIVHVFSDPANVRAVRNTLVFTGVNSVIQLALGLALALALFGAGILRSTLRLVIVLPIAVSGVVLGFLGTVIFDPRSGLLVALSQFPGLGWLAQNWLGDPSLAMGAVIFMNLWQWTGFTMLIFLAGLSTVPSELLEAATIDGAGAWRRFAHVTWPLLAPAATINIVLTAIGGFKVFDVIYVLTKGGPGGATETIVARAVAQGGFGQFGYSAATNLMLTILVLSISIILLAILRRRELRA; encoded by the coding sequence GTGAACCTGAGGACAGGGCAAGCGAAAGCAGCACAGCGCACTGTATCTATCACGCGACGACGTCGATCACCATTGGGATCCAATGGCAACCGCATCGTCTTTGTGCTCCCCGCCGTCGCGCTTTTTACCGCGGTCGTCGTACTGCCGATCTTGTTCAATTTGTTCTATTCGTTCACGGATTGGAACGGAATCGGCTCGACGTTCAATTTTGTCGGTCTTGAGAACATCGTCCATGTCTTCTCTGACCCGGCCAATGTGCGGGCGGTCCGCAACACCCTCGTATTCACCGGGGTGAACTCGGTGATTCAACTCGCGCTCGGACTAGCTCTGGCTCTCGCCCTCTTTGGCGCCGGAATTCTGCGTAGCACTCTGCGACTCGTGATCGTGCTTCCGATCGCTGTCAGCGGCGTCGTGCTCGGCTTTCTCGGAACTGTGATCTTCGATCCGCGCAGCGGCCTGCTGGTCGCTCTCTCGCAGTTCCCGGGCCTGGGGTGGTTGGCGCAGAACTGGTTGGGCGATCCTTCCCTGGCCATGGGTGCGGTCATCTTCATGAACCTGTGGCAGTGGACGGGCTTCACGATGTTGATCTTCCTTGCGGGTCTTTCGACGGTTCCCTCCGAGTTACTGGAGGCTGCCACCATCGACGGCGCGGGTGCCTGGCGTCGCTTTGCCCACGTCACATGGCCATTGCTCGCGCCCGCGGCGACGATCAACATCGTGCTGACGGCGATCGGTGGTTTCAAGGTTTTCGACGTCATCTACGTGCTCACGAAAGGTGGTCCGGGCGGGGCAACAGAGACAATCGTTGCCCGCGCGGTTGCTCAAGGCGGCTTCGGGCAGTTTGGGTACTCGGCCGCAACCAACCTCATGCTGACGATCCTCGTTCTGTCGATCTCAATCATCCTTCTTGCCATCCTTCGCCGACGGGAGTTGCGCGCGTGA
- a CDS encoding ABC transporter substrate-binding protein: protein MTTQIAHLIRRRLGGVAVVGVVALIAAGCSSASSADRDKPESNTLSIVTFTGGDAGIKYENLIAAFEKANPEVDVKQEILAGDDTYNTILATRMASGTAPDIFEVLNNDLRPWLESSLLTDLTVQPWVKNEIETVQNLAEQTEGKTLSFVPEVNSGGVFYNVDMFEERGIEIPETWDEFLDIVKRFRADGITPLSVGGKDGWTLQTQWTQMMRATSTPEEGAKLTSGDLKYSKASTAAIIPAFADLVAAGGFDPNATGVDWPSSANDFALGRTAMMIQGTVALPAIRNAAPGGNFSMFPLPFSADGVPAPLALSPAATQAIPTTAANPKLAKKFLDFWASPEVHAKYLTDASALTSLVTSTAGDIDPAFKSASELLPTRGIEIAGLVRPTPEVGAAIQAGMQGLMVGSASVEQVLEAIDAAQAAGN, encoded by the coding sequence ATGACCACCCAAATCGCACATCTGATCCGTAGGCGGCTCGGTGGAGTTGCAGTAGTAGGGGTAGTCGCGCTCATCGCCGCAGGATGCAGCTCAGCGAGCAGCGCAGATCGCGACAAACCCGAGAGCAACACACTGAGCATTGTGACCTTCACGGGTGGCGACGCCGGCATCAAGTACGAGAATCTCATCGCCGCATTCGAGAAGGCGAACCCGGAGGTCGATGTCAAGCAAGAGATTCTCGCGGGTGACGACACCTACAACACCATCCTCGCTACCCGAATGGCATCGGGTACGGCACCCGATATCTTCGAGGTCTTGAACAACGACCTCAGGCCGTGGCTAGAGTCGAGCCTGCTCACCGATCTCACTGTCCAACCCTGGGTTAAGAACGAGATCGAAACGGTCCAGAACCTGGCGGAGCAGACCGAGGGCAAGACGCTGTCGTTCGTGCCGGAGGTGAACTCGGGCGGCGTGTTCTACAACGTCGACATGTTTGAGGAGCGGGGCATCGAGATCCCCGAGACGTGGGATGAGTTCCTGGATATCGTGAAGCGATTCCGTGCCGACGGGATTACCCCCCTCTCGGTCGGAGGCAAGGATGGCTGGACGTTGCAGACCCAGTGGACCCAGATGATGCGCGCCACCTCGACCCCCGAGGAAGGAGCGAAGCTGACTTCGGGAGACTTGAAGTACTCGAAGGCATCGACCGCGGCGATCATTCCCGCCTTTGCTGACCTGGTGGCAGCGGGCGGCTTCGATCCGAATGCGACTGGCGTTGATTGGCCGTCCAGTGCGAACGATTTCGCTCTGGGCCGTACGGCCATGATGATCCAGGGAACCGTTGCGCTCCCGGCCATCCGCAACGCCGCGCCCGGCGGGAACTTCAGCATGTTCCCGCTTCCGTTCAGCGCCGACGGCGTGCCCGCTCCGCTGGCTCTCTCTCCCGCGGCTACTCAGGCGATCCCGACCACTGCGGCCAACCCGAAGCTCGCGAAGAAATTTCTGGACTTCTGGGCGTCGCCCGAAGTGCACGCGAAGTATCTAACCGATGCTTCCGCTCTGACGTCGCTGGTTACCTCGACGGCTGGTGACATCGACCCGGCGTTCAAGTCGGCCAGCGAACTGCTCCCCACGCGAGGCATCGAGATCGCCGGCCTGGTGCGGCCGACTCCCGAGGTCGGTGCCGCAATTCAGGCGGGGATGCAGGGCCTGATGGTCGGGTCTGCCTCCGTCGAGCAGGTGCTTGAGGCGATCGATGCCGCACAGGCCGCCGGCAATTAG
- a CDS encoding FAD-dependent oxidoreductase encodes MRLMKANVREPHRFDVVVSGGGPSGVAAAVASARLGAHTALIEVQGCLGGVWTAGSLSWVIDAIGKQGAMAEIISRLDELDARTGEPDADFTYDSEAMKLVLETMCLEAGVTIQLHTRVTGVVRDDRLREIHTESKSGHQVWAADVFIDATGDGDLAALAGCAYELGHPVRGKTQPMSLMALVGGVEYDEVSEFVTGGHVFTERASPDVDAPKRRLLEAISRSGVEPSYKGPTLFRVTDSLFALMVNHEYGYSALSAADVTAATLHARREINDVVSSLASAGAPWSGLRLLSTAAHIGIREGRRVLGRDYVSRADVDSGRQRPDAVCTVRFGSDIHAFTAAEGGYLSTEAGDLDLRRHPYDVPYGAMVPRDVEGLLTAGRCISGDFWAHSSYRVTGNAVTIGEAAGIAAATAVAAAVSPGDVAWADFVEARTRLWKISAPEQSARTRTGASTGGVLSGDFRSKQVCSILGPGIAISSQG; translated from the coding sequence ATGCGTCTCATGAAAGCGAATGTTCGAGAACCCCATCGATTCGACGTGGTCGTTAGTGGGGGCGGTCCTTCTGGGGTTGCTGCAGCGGTAGCGTCGGCGCGACTCGGAGCGCATACGGCACTGATCGAGGTTCAGGGGTGTCTTGGTGGCGTCTGGACCGCAGGGAGCCTTAGTTGGGTGATTGATGCGATTGGCAAACAGGGAGCGATGGCAGAGATCATCTCTCGACTCGATGAGCTTGACGCCCGCACGGGGGAACCGGACGCAGACTTCACATACGACAGCGAGGCGATGAAGCTCGTGCTAGAGACGATGTGCCTCGAAGCGGGAGTGACGATCCAACTTCACACGAGAGTCACCGGGGTCGTGCGCGATGACCGTCTACGCGAGATCCATACAGAGTCCAAGTCTGGGCATCAGGTGTGGGCGGCCGATGTCTTCATCGACGCAACAGGAGACGGTGATCTTGCCGCGCTCGCCGGTTGCGCATACGAATTGGGGCATCCAGTGCGCGGCAAGACCCAGCCGATGAGCCTGATGGCGCTGGTGGGTGGTGTCGAGTACGACGAGGTGTCGGAGTTCGTCACGGGCGGTCACGTGTTCACCGAACGTGCAAGCCCTGACGTGGACGCCCCCAAGCGTCGACTGCTCGAGGCGATCTCCAGGTCAGGAGTCGAGCCGTCCTACAAGGGGCCGACGTTGTTTCGTGTTACGGACTCGCTCTTCGCGCTGATGGTGAATCACGAGTACGGGTACTCAGCGCTCAGCGCAGCCGATGTAACAGCCGCGACTCTGCACGCGCGACGAGAGATTAACGACGTCGTCTCGAGCCTTGCATCGGCGGGTGCGCCGTGGAGCGGACTGAGACTGCTCTCTACCGCCGCTCACATCGGAATTCGTGAGGGGCGACGAGTACTCGGTCGAGACTATGTGAGCCGCGCTGATGTTGACAGCGGAAGACAGAGGCCGGATGCCGTCTGTACGGTGCGGTTCGGTTCAGACATTCATGCGTTCACCGCCGCGGAAGGCGGGTATCTGAGCACCGAGGCGGGTGATCTCGACCTTCGGCGGCACCCTTATGACGTCCCGTATGGCGCCATGGTTCCTCGTGATGTCGAGGGCCTACTGACAGCAGGACGGTGCATCAGCGGGGACTTCTGGGCTCACTCCAGCTATCGGGTGACGGGGAATGCAGTGACGATCGGAGAAGCAGCCGGAATAGCCGCTGCGACAGCCGTTGCTGCAGCAGTGAGCCCGGGCGACGTGGCGTGGGCGGACTTCGTCGAGGCGCGAACACGACTGTGGAAGATCTCAGCGCCAGAACAGAGCGCCCGTACACGAACCGGGGCATCGACCGGGGGAGTTTTGTCAGGGGACTTCCGTTCGAAGCAAGTTTGTTCTATCCTCGGACCGGGAATAGCAATTTCCTCACAGGGATAA
- a CDS encoding IclR family transcriptional regulator: MTAGAEDGTGGEHGTVGALDRAIRIIDELAGAPDGLDLASVAKAVGMSASGAHRALKSLVIGGVVAQRERRGEYYLGPKILVWAQQMKQDGALATLAAPMLRDLNGETGESVYLSVVRDSRIWNIVWLSGRGQIVVHARPGSESNFHSTGRGKLFLAYMPKERARTLIHSTGLPKVGPSSITDETVLWEQVAHAHELGYAVSREESFAGGAGVAAPVLGVDGTLLATIGVSVPLVRFESVGEQYFVDRVRAAASKIEEAVTRELMTGMRSVSQS; this comes from the coding sequence ATGACTGCGGGAGCGGAAGATGGAACCGGCGGCGAGCACGGCACAGTCGGTGCGCTTGATCGGGCGATTCGCATCATCGATGAACTCGCCGGAGCACCGGACGGGCTCGACCTCGCGAGCGTCGCGAAAGCAGTCGGGATGAGCGCTTCAGGTGCGCACCGGGCCTTGAAATCTCTGGTCATCGGCGGCGTGGTCGCACAGCGTGAACGTCGAGGCGAGTATTACCTCGGTCCCAAGATTCTCGTGTGGGCTCAACAGATGAAACAGGACGGCGCGCTTGCCACGCTCGCAGCCCCAATGCTGCGCGATCTGAACGGAGAGACAGGCGAAAGCGTATACCTATCCGTTGTGCGCGACTCCCGAATATGGAACATCGTGTGGCTGAGCGGGCGCGGCCAGATCGTTGTGCACGCCCGGCCGGGTTCAGAGTCGAACTTTCACAGCACCGGACGCGGCAAGCTCTTCCTTGCTTATATGCCGAAGGAGCGGGCGCGCACCCTGATTCACTCAACAGGGCTGCCCAAGGTCGGTCCATCGTCGATCACGGACGAAACAGTGCTTTGGGAACAAGTCGCTCACGCCCACGAACTGGGCTACGCCGTGAGTCGAGAAGAGTCCTTCGCCGGCGGGGCTGGAGTTGCCGCACCGGTGCTCGGCGTCGACGGCACGCTGCTCGCCACTATCGGCGTGAGTGTGCCATTGGTTCGTTTTGAATCGGTCGGGGAGCAGTATTTCGTCGATCGAGTGCGCGCGGCCGCCTCGAAGATCGAAGAGGCAGTGACACGCGAGTTAATGACAGGTATGCGCTCGGTTTCGCAGAGCTAG
- a CDS encoding transposase domain-containing protein, with amino-acid sequence MPRSGWKVSASDRWLSNTVPIGLFTRVSPADVVEEVIATVGRAQVRHRSLPARFIV; translated from the coding sequence ATGCCTCGTTCTGGATGGAAGGTGTCGGCGTCTGATCGTTGGTTGTCGAATACGGTGCCGATTGGGCTGTTCACGCGGGTGTCCCCGGCGGATGTGGTTGAAGAGGTGATCGCGACGGTGGGACGCGCGCAGGTGCGGCATCGGAGCTTGCCGGCTCGCTTCATCGTGTAG
- a CDS encoding helix-turn-helix transcriptional regulator, which produces MPKYARPADGDGAEGPLAILGNRVMAGIIRQLRKTPNVGRKDIAGVLQVPPSTLVPYLGELEAAGLLLAHPPRGERKRGEWVRYRVNDEAVTEIYLRLGQEIGEI; this is translated from the coding sequence ATGCCGAAATACGCGCGCCCAGCAGACGGCGACGGAGCCGAAGGCCCCCTCGCCATCCTCGGCAACCGCGTCATGGCCGGCATCATCCGCCAACTGCGCAAGACTCCCAACGTTGGGCGGAAGGACATCGCTGGGGTGCTTCAGGTTCCACCGTCGACGCTCGTGCCGTACCTCGGGGAGTTGGAGGCTGCGGGGCTGCTGCTCGCTCATCCACCGCGCGGGGAGCGCAAGCGGGGGGAGTGGGTCAGATATCGCGTCAACGACGAGGCGGTTACTGAGATCTACCTACGGTTGGGGCAGGAGATCGGCGAGATCTGA
- a CDS encoding M23 family metallopeptidase, which translates to MGAPLLALSALAKARTGRRVVLALFIPVALVLLLIVSPLLVVPLALAGDPAQSDSSALPGSAPVANGDWGYPLAGSYRKGRGFGHNPVSGCSYCSTEHKGYDMAQGCGSTVYAAGGGVVTVAGSYFGWGNTVLVDHGNDLETLYGHMQWGSLQVAVGQHVTVGARIGAEGSTGHSTGCHLHYEVRKSGVAIDPQPFMAALGLPLK; encoded by the coding sequence GTGGGCGCCCCACTGCTGGCCCTGTCGGCCCTCGCGAAAGCGAGGACCGGGCGCCGGGTAGTACTGGCCCTGTTCATCCCCGTAGCACTCGTTCTACTGCTGATTGTCTCGCCACTGCTCGTGGTTCCGCTTGCCCTCGCCGGCGATCCAGCACAGTCCGACTCTTCCGCACTCCCGGGGTCTGCCCCGGTTGCCAACGGCGACTGGGGATACCCGCTGGCCGGCAGCTATCGGAAGGGCCGTGGTTTCGGTCACAACCCGGTCAGCGGCTGCAGCTACTGCTCGACCGAGCACAAGGGTTATGACATGGCCCAGGGATGCGGGAGCACGGTCTATGCCGCTGGCGGTGGGGTCGTGACGGTCGCGGGCTCGTACTTCGGGTGGGGCAACACCGTCCTGGTGGATCACGGCAACGACCTGGAGACCCTGTACGGGCATATGCAGTGGGGCTCGCTTCAGGTCGCTGTCGGTCAGCACGTCACTGTCGGGGCGCGCATCGGCGCGGAGGGCAGCACCGGGCACTCGACCGGCTGTCATCTGCACTATGAAGTCCGCAAGAGCGGTGTCGCCATCGACCCGCAACCGTTCATGGCCGCGCTCGGCCTGCCGTTGAAGTGA
- a CDS encoding SCO6880 family protein — protein MTSASDSTRPVRLPGRSRQGIVLGMDGWQLAFIAAAAVVVLIFVNRFGPVGLLYAAPLYLALGVSAVVTVHGMSAPKMAGLWLMKQVRHATGATTQAYRPERPQLVGTLNLPGVRASVQLWDVEGIACVYDPRGRTVSVTAELEVQGFLMHDEPERLDLAQQWSRVLASFTQRPGIKRVTLQERTLPTTIRSAREHYDQTIQRRELDRTSVLAENYERVMNDSERFAVAHRNYLTFTLDLTASSAQVKALGGGREGAQALAFVETRTLSDALSAAKITVRRWLSPREIAALIRIAFDPEFASTIQNRSDDKPGVDLAAMGPMYLEEPRGVNHLVRTDSGVHTTMWIHEWPRSDAHVGFVSPIVFARHPHTGEAVTHILSLVLTPVPLKRALKRVRDEKKVWRGNERLRAKRGVDGSAADAADWTALEKEEQELVAGHGEFRYGGYLTVTAPDEEQLDQAIAGMRNALAQAEMEAQIMYCQQAEALMVNALPMGLGMK, from the coding sequence ATGACTTCTGCATCCGACAGCACGCGCCCGGTCCGCCTGCCCGGGAGATCCCGCCAGGGGATCGTGCTCGGGATGGACGGCTGGCAACTCGCGTTCATCGCCGCCGCAGCCGTCGTCGTCCTCATCTTCGTGAACAGGTTCGGCCCCGTCGGGCTTCTCTATGCGGCTCCCCTCTATCTCGCGTTGGGGGTCTCGGCGGTGGTGACGGTGCATGGCATGTCGGCGCCGAAGATGGCGGGGTTGTGGCTGATGAAGCAGGTCCGGCACGCGACGGGTGCGACCACGCAGGCCTACCGTCCCGAGCGCCCACAGCTGGTCGGCACGCTGAACCTGCCTGGCGTGCGCGCGTCGGTGCAGCTGTGGGATGTCGAGGGCATCGCGTGCGTCTACGACCCGCGCGGCCGCACCGTCTCCGTCACCGCGGAACTCGAGGTTCAAGGATTCCTCATGCACGACGAACCGGAGCGGCTGGACCTGGCTCAGCAGTGGTCCCGGGTCCTCGCGTCGTTCACCCAACGCCCGGGTATCAAGCGGGTCACCCTTCAGGAGCGCACCCTGCCCACAACGATCCGCAGCGCCCGCGAGCACTACGACCAGACGATCCAGCGGCGCGAGCTCGATCGCACGTCGGTGCTCGCGGAGAACTACGAGCGGGTGATGAACGACTCGGAGCGGTTCGCGGTCGCGCACCGCAACTACCTCACCTTCACCCTCGACCTGACCGCATCCAGCGCACAGGTGAAAGCGCTCGGTGGTGGCAGGGAGGGGGCGCAGGCGCTGGCGTTCGTCGAGACCCGCACCCTCTCCGATGCGCTGAGCGCCGCGAAGATCACCGTCCGCAGGTGGCTGTCACCACGGGAGATCGCCGCACTCATCCGCATCGCTTTCGACCCGGAGTTCGCCTCGACCATCCAGAACCGCTCCGATGACAAGCCTGGGGTCGACCTGGCTGCGATGGGGCCGATGTATCTGGAGGAGCCGAGAGGTGTGAACCATCTGGTGCGCACCGACTCCGGGGTGCACACGACGATGTGGATTCACGAATGGCCGCGGTCCGACGCGCATGTCGGGTTCGTGTCCCCGATCGTGTTCGCCCGGCACCCCCACACTGGTGAAGCCGTCACCCACATCCTCTCGCTGGTCCTCACACCGGTGCCGTTGAAGCGGGCGTTGAAGCGGGTGCGGGATGAGAAGAAGGTGTGGCGCGGCAACGAACGCCTCCGCGCGAAGCGCGGCGTCGACGGGTCAGCGGCGGATGCGGCGGACTGGACAGCGCTGGAGAAGGAAGAGCAGGAGCTGGTCGCAGGTCACGGTGAGTTCCGGTACGGCGGGTACCTCACCGTCACCGCCCCGGATGAGGAGCAGCTGGATCAGGCGATCGCGGGGATGCGGAACGCGCTGGCGCAGGCGGAGATGGAAGCACAGATCATGTACTGCCAGCAGGCCGAGGCCCTCATGGTGAACGCGCTGCCGATGGGGTTGGGGATGAAGTGA
- a CDS encoding ParA family protein, with amino-acid sequence MTLEAVPRAYATVTGTDATFITPDGRSEPITASADEDIRRMIVQRATDEARRTGAALELITSGDRGEHHLLVSGTGELSTVPVTRAAERARAAGAPDEDADLPGAPEPDDPDEPGDLGRPQRASFITPGTLEQTPASGWRGTVSGLGIRIPESARQRQRRIDEANVSRHVAGCRAVAVANGKGGIGKTMTTAMLAAVFARFGGGNVLAWDNNDTRGTLGWRTEQGTYDTTIRDLLPATAELLAPSASVSDISRFVHHQSVDRYDVLRSNPELLATHQRIESVQFAELLKVATRYYRLIVFDSGNDESADRWLRMIDASHQLVIPTLPSPESAESAALLLDALRDRDEHSARLAENAVLVVTQSEPGARRAAKDIAARVRGTGPHGADCALRPGAEKRTFAV; translated from the coding sequence ATGACCCTCGAAGCTGTCCCCCGCGCCTATGCGACCGTCACGGGAACGGACGCCACCTTCATCACCCCCGACGGACGTAGTGAGCCCATCACGGCATCCGCGGATGAGGACATCCGCCGCATGATCGTGCAACGCGCCACCGACGAGGCCCGCCGCACCGGCGCCGCACTCGAACTCATCACCTCCGGCGACCGGGGCGAGCACCACCTCCTCGTTAGCGGCACAGGAGAGCTGTCAACTGTGCCGGTGACGCGCGCCGCCGAGCGGGCACGCGCAGCCGGCGCACCGGATGAGGATGCTGACCTGCCGGGCGCACCGGAACCGGACGATCCGGACGAGCCGGGTGATCTCGGACGTCCGCAGCGTGCCTCGTTCATCACCCCGGGAACCCTCGAGCAGACACCCGCTTCCGGGTGGCGCGGGACAGTGTCCGGGCTCGGCATCCGTATCCCTGAGTCCGCGCGTCAACGTCAACGCAGGATCGACGAGGCGAATGTGTCTCGGCATGTGGCGGGATGCCGTGCGGTCGCGGTCGCGAACGGAAAGGGCGGCATCGGGAAGACCATGACCACCGCCATGCTCGCCGCGGTGTTCGCACGGTTCGGTGGCGGGAATGTCCTTGCGTGGGACAACAATGACACCCGCGGCACGCTCGGCTGGCGGACAGAACAAGGTACTTACGACACCACCATTCGTGACCTCCTGCCCGCCACCGCGGAGCTCCTCGCACCTTCCGCGTCCGTCTCCGATATCTCCCGGTTCGTGCATCACCAGTCCGTCGACCGGTATGACGTGCTGCGCTCGAACCCCGAACTGCTCGCCACGCATCAGCGCATCGAATCCGTACAGTTCGCGGAGCTGTTGAAGGTCGCGACCCGTTACTACCGTCTCATCGTCTTCGATTCCGGCAATGACGAGTCCGCCGACCGGTGGCTGCGGATGATCGACGCGTCCCATCAACTCGTCATCCCCACCCTCCCCTCCCCCGAATCCGCCGAATCCGCAGCCCTCCTCCTCGACGCGCTTCGGGACAGAGATGAACACTCGGCCCGCCTCGCCGAGAACGCCGTCCTCGTCGTCACCCAGTCCGAACCCGGCGCCCGACGGGCAGCGAAAGACATCGCCGCCAGGGTTCGCGGGACAGGTCCGCACGGTGCAGATTGTGCCCTTCGACCCGGCGCTGAAAAGCGGACCTTTGCGGTTTGA
- a CDS encoding type IV secretory system conjugative DNA transfer family protein codes for MNTGILGKAAAVLIAAAFGLSLATAMIAEAVTGLVCGERPRPASIFAGLLLGITGDASHYTSSCPMPVWQIRALDLLLLLLLAGAIVALWAAYRRYKSSDRAFVADLRARPGFASASEVRQHLSARAVLRRARQLRPDLDKPQPTDVGWRVGRSRGRDVYVSIEDSVALEGPPRSGKGYRVLISAILDWSGPLITTSTTNDNLTATMRLRQQRGDVHVFDPQGLSGIRHPLRVSPLAGCEDPLVAMQRGNAIITGTALGASTTNGEWAQASGVVLGRLLHAAAIGDRTIQDVYDWGSSPAFARTAVDVLRSDGAPGWGDNLEATISGDEKLVSSIWFGVQGAVAPLAVPQIRDALMPRPGDRILDPREFLNDANTLYLIGSSSGAAAMGGFLGALLDDIVEVARARALASPGSRLVHPLGLILDEIANIFRWDALPRTMADGGGRGICTFVVLQALSQAETAWSRAEADTIWAAATAKVLLGGASHVAHLRDIEALLGTRDARRTERSWNTEQHGHHTSERQDRLPLMSVDEIRRMPETLGLLAYRNRRGVLLDLAGWDARHDAKAIQHGKASTEAEQRTVFDAAERHTTPPRSTDTDDARDAEASELPTEAVSDE; via the coding sequence ATGAACACCGGGATACTGGGAAAGGCAGCGGCGGTCCTCATCGCCGCAGCATTCGGGCTGAGCCTCGCCACAGCAATGATCGCGGAAGCCGTCACCGGCCTCGTCTGCGGTGAACGGCCCCGACCTGCCAGCATCTTCGCCGGACTCCTCCTCGGCATCACCGGCGACGCATCCCACTACACGTCATCGTGTCCGATGCCCGTCTGGCAGATCCGGGCACTCGACCTCCTCCTGCTGCTCCTCCTCGCCGGCGCGATCGTGGCACTCTGGGCGGCCTACCGGCGTTACAAGAGCTCCGATCGTGCCTTCGTCGCCGACCTGCGTGCCCGTCCCGGGTTCGCGAGCGCCTCCGAGGTCCGCCAGCACCTGTCCGCGCGGGCCGTGCTCCGTCGTGCCCGTCAGCTCCGCCCGGACCTCGACAAGCCGCAGCCGACGGATGTGGGGTGGCGCGTTGGCCGTTCGCGCGGCCGCGACGTCTACGTCTCCATCGAAGACTCCGTCGCCCTGGAAGGTCCACCGCGGTCGGGGAAGGGGTATCGGGTGTTGATCTCCGCGATCCTGGACTGGTCGGGGCCGCTCATCACCACCTCGACCACGAACGACAATCTGACGGCGACGATGCGGTTGCGTCAGCAGCGCGGGGACGTGCACGTGTTCGACCCGCAGGGGCTGTCCGGCATCCGGCATCCGCTCCGCGTCAGCCCGCTCGCCGGGTGCGAGGACCCGCTCGTCGCGATGCAACGCGGCAACGCGATCATCACCGGCACGGCACTGGGGGCGTCGACGACGAACGGGGAATGGGCGCAAGCATCCGGCGTCGTCCTGGGCCGGCTCCTGCACGCCGCCGCGATCGGGGACCGCACCATCCAGGACGTCTACGACTGGGGATCCAGCCCCGCCTTCGCCCGCACCGCCGTCGACGTGCTGCGCTCAGACGGCGCACCCGGATGGGGCGACAATCTTGAGGCGACCATCAGCGGTGACGAGAAACTCGTCTCCTCCATCTGGTTCGGTGTCCAAGGTGCCGTCGCCCCACTCGCCGTCCCTCAGATCCGCGACGCACTCATGCCCCGCCCCGGCGACCGGATCCTCGACCCCCGCGAATTTCTCAACGACGCCAACACCCTCTACCTGATCGGATCCTCCTCAGGGGCTGCGGCGATGGGCGGATTCCTCGGCGCGCTCCTCGACGACATCGTCGAAGTCGCCCGCGCCCGGGCCCTCGCCTCCCCCGGCTCCCGGCTCGTGCACCCGCTCGGGCTGATCCTGGACGAGATCGCGAACATCTTCCGCTGGGACGCCCTGCCCCGCACGATGGCCGACGGTGGTGGGCGTGGCATCTGCACTTTCGTCGTCCTGCAAGCCCTCTCCCAAGCCGAAACCGCCTGGTCCCGCGCGGAAGCAGACACCATCTGGGCCGCCGCCACCGCGAAAGTGCTCCTCGGCGGGGCATCCCACGTCGCACACCTCCGCGACATCGAAGCACTCCTCGGCACGCGGGATGCGCGCCGCACCGAACGATCCTGGAACACCGAACAACACGGCCACCACACCAGCGAACGACAAGACCGGCTCCCGCTCATGTCCGTCGATGAGATCCGCCGCATGCCCGAGACCCTCGGGCTGCTCGCCTACCGCAACCGACGCGGCGTGCTCCTGGACCTTGCGGGGTGGGACGCACGACACGATGCGAAAGCGATCCAGCATGGCAAAGCCAGCACCGAAGCCGAACAGCGCACCGTCTTCGACGCCGCCGAACGACACACCACACCCCCACGCTCAACCGACACCGACGATGCTCGGGATGCCGAGGCATCCGAGCTGCCGACTGAGGCGGTGAGTGACGAATGA
- a CDS encoding single-stranded DNA-binding protein yields MTTKIPVTLEGNLTADPEHGAGESGNEYARFTLAVNDRRLNEDTGRWEDAGTVFHRVVVFNQQSRHVTDSLHKGDSAIVVGDLRFGSYTDKETGQVRETRDVIADNIGASLKFAGATVNRAPKANGPAADASGPVAAPASYASAGVAR; encoded by the coding sequence ATGACCACCAAGATTCCGGTGACGCTGGAGGGCAACCTCACAGCCGACCCCGAACACGGCGCCGGCGAATCAGGCAACGAGTACGCCCGCTTCACCCTCGCCGTCAACGACCGCAGGCTCAACGAAGACACCGGCCGGTGGGAAGACGCCGGCACCGTCTTTCACCGCGTCGTCGTCTTCAACCAGCAGTCCCGCCACGTCACCGACTCGCTCCACAAGGGCGACTCCGCGATCGTCGTCGGCGACCTCCGCTTCGGCAGCTACACCGACAAGGAGACCGGCCAAGTCCGCGAGACCCGCGACGTCATCGCCGACAACATCGGCGCCTCCCTCAAGTTCGCCGGCGCCACCGTGAACCGCGCCCCAAAAGCTAACGGCCCCGCAGCAGACGCTTCGGGGCCGGTAGCAGCACCGGCCTCGTACGCCAGTGCAGGTGTCGCGCGCTGA